A part of Miscanthus floridulus cultivar M001 chromosome 6, ASM1932011v1, whole genome shotgun sequence genomic DNA contains:
- the LOC136455979 gene encoding uncharacterized protein gives MVADAAKHPKPNPSARPRRGRKKPERDICIPVPAKRKPSCPSCRGPSPRRRRRATMGTAMMATAVGGAMLLYFVLSRRLAGEDVSVGGGGGGGRGGVGSGKRRRGRSAARRPVQPPATWIEAVGTLAETLRFTYSETLGKWPIGDLAFGIKYLMRRQGNLHVASVYAGSECIELKGPEIMEELIVLRRLIDLCFLFSKKPFPVFRELAGFSQEDVLIEEPKAGILKPAHTILRDECTKSFLVLIRGTHSMKDTLTAATGAVVPFHLSLLDEGGVSKLVLGYAHCGMVAAARWIARGVTPCLREAVRQCPEYQIKIVGHSLGGGTAALLTYILREHKEFSSTTCVAFAPASCMTWELAESGKHFVTTIVNGADLVPTVSTASIDDLRSEVTASSWLNDLRDQIQQTRFLNVVYRSATALGTRLQSFSGARERVAGAGAFLRPVSNKTQVVMKQAQNVAQAVARSRSAFSSWSCMGARRRGVGVVTASSKDDMRAETHVTATVESKSFVVEQCGTKTIEELQYTAASVSVHDTADEEEALLSEHETSRENAEEEITEGELWYEFEKDLDRQAEVEARTREEEAAAAKEIMEEESAVLKGVEDRQSFTSDSLERQQFYPPGRIMHMVAMPPTDADPDDPVAADECSVGIYETPRDLYSKIRLSNTMINDHYMPMYKKIMEILIEKFAKDEDSYCTGSTVE, from the exons ATGGTTGCAGACGCGGCGAAGCATCCCAAACCAAACCCAAGTGCGCGTCCGAGGCGGGGAAGGAAGAAACCGGAGCGAGATATTTGCATTCCAGTCCCTGCGAAGAGAAAACCGTCGTGTCCTTCCTGTAGAGGcccctcgccgcgccgccgtcgtcgggcGACCATGGGGACGGCGATGatggcgacggcggtgggcgGCGCCATGCTGCTCTACTTCGTGCTGAGCCGGCGGCTGGCGGGCGAGGACGTctccgtcggcggcggcggcggagggggaaGGGGAGGAGTCGGGTCCGGGAAGCGGCGGAGGGGGCGCAGCGCGGCGCGGCGCCCGGTGCAACCGCCGGCGACGTGGATCGAGGCGGTGGGCACGCTCGCGGAAACGCTGCGGTTCACCTACTCGGAGACGCTCGGCAAGTGGCCCATCGGGGACCTCGCCTTCGGAATCAAGTACCTCATGCGCCGACAG GGCAATTTACATGTTGCCAGTGTATATGCTGGAAGCGAGTGCATTGAACTGAAAGGACCTGAAATCATGGAAGAGCTGATTGTTCTACGGCGGTTGATTGATCTGTGCTTCCTTTTCTCTAAGAAACCGTTTCCAGTGTTCCGGGAATTAGCTGGATTTTCACAGGAGGATGTTCTTATTGAGGAACCAAAGGCGGGG ATTTTGAAGCCTGCTCATACAATTCTACGTGATGAGTGCACCAAATCCTTCCTTGTTTTGATTCGAGGGACTCATAGCATGAAAGATACTCTGACTGCTGCTACTGGGGCTGTGGTCCCATTTCACCTCTCACTTTTGGATGAAGGCGGTGTGAGCAAATTAGTGCTAGGCTATGCGCACTGTGGGATGGTTGCCGCAGCCCGCTGGATTGCAAGAGGTGTAACACCATGCCTCCGTGAAGCAGTCAGACAATGCCCAGAGTACCAAATCAAG ATTGTTGGCCATTCATTGGGTGGTGGTACTGCTGCATTGCTAACCTACATCCTTAGAGAACACAAAGAGTtttcttcaacaacttgtgttgcATTCGCACCAG CTTCTTGCATGACATGGGAATTAGCAGAATCAGGCAAGCATTTTGTGACTACGATTGTCAATGGAGCTGATCTGGTTCCCACTGTATCGACTGCATCTATTGATGATCTCCGTTCTGAG GTAACGGCTTCATCATGGTTAAATGATTTGAGGGATCAAATACAACAGACACGTTTCCTAAATGTGGTTTACCGGTCAGCCACTGCTTTAGGAACTCGCCTGCAGTCTTTTTCTGGTGCGAGAGAGAGGGTTGCAGGTGCTGGAGCATTTCTACGTCCCGTTTCAAACAAAACTCAG GTTGTGATGAAACAAGCACAGAATGTTGCACAGGCTGTTGCTAGAAGTCGGTCTGCATTTTCCTCTTGGTCATGCATGGGTGCACGTCGTCGAGGTGTAGGTGTAGTTACTGCAAGTTCTAAGGATGATATGAGAGCAGAAACCCATGTAACAGCGACAGTTGAGTCAAAGTCCTTCGTTGTAGAACAATGTGGCACCAAGACCATAGAAGAACTGCAGTATACTGCAGCTAGTGTTTCTGTTCATGATACAGCAGATGAAGAAGAGGCTCTTTTGAGTGAGCATGAAACCTCTCGGGAGAATGCCGAAGAAGAAATAACAGAGGGTGAGTTGTGGTATGAGTTCGAGAAGGACTTGGATCGACAGGCTGAAGTGGAGGCACGGACTCGAGAGGAAGAGGCAGCTGCAGCCAAGGAAATAATGGAAGAGGAAAGTGCTGTGCTAAAAGGTGTAGAGGACAGGCAGTCCTTCACATCAGATAGCTTGGAGAGGCAGCAATTCTACCCACCTGGTAGAATCATGCACATGGTTGCAATGCCTCCCACAGATGCTGACCCAGATGATCCAGTTGCTGCTGACGAGTGCTCTGTTGGAATATATGAGACCCCTAGAGATCTTTACAGCAAGATTCGACTCTCAAATACCATGATCAATGATCACTACATGCCAATGTACAAGAAAATTATGGAAATATTGATTGAGAAGTTCGCGAAGGATGAGGACAGTTATTGTACAGGTTCTACTGTAGAATAA